The region CCGGCAGGATCTCCAGTTTCATGCCAGCTCCAGGGGGGTCATGCCGGTCGGATACACACTCAGGCCAGTTCCAGGGCGGCCCGGACCATCGCCACCGTCGCGGCCTCGTCGGTCATCCAGAGCGGAGCGGCCCGGACGGTCAGCTCCGGCACCGTCGTCTCCGCGTCCGTCGTGTCCACCAGCCAGCCGTCGAGGATCCCGCCGGTGGCGCGGGCGCCGTACAGGGCGCCGACCCCGGCGGCGGTGACCGGCACGCCGAGCACCGACAGGCAACGGTCGGCCATGCCGCGTACCGGCGCGTCGCCGATGATCGGCGACACCCCGACCACCGGGGCCCGGCCGGCGGTCAGCGCCTCCCGCAGCCCCGGCACCGCGAGGATCGGGGCGATGCTCACCACCGGGTTGCTCGGCGCCACCAGCACCACGTCCGCCCCGGCGAGTGCGTCCAGCACGCCAGCCGCCGGTTTCGCCGCCTCGGCACCGACGAACACGAACCGGTGGGTCGGGATAGCACCACGGTGGCGTACCCACCACTCCTGGAAGTGGATCGCCCGCGTTCCGCCGCCGTCGGCCCCACTCTCGGTCGGCACGTCGACGACAACGTGCGTCTCCAGCCGGTCGTCGGTGGCCGGCAGCAGGCGTACGCCGGGCTGCCAGCGGGCGCAGAGCGCTTCCGTCACCGCGGAGAGCGGGTAACCGGCGTTGAGCATGGTCGTCCGGACCAGGTGGGTGGCCACATCCCGGTCACCCAGCCCGAACCAGCTCGGCTCGGCGCCGTACGCGGCGAGCTCGCTCTTGATCGTCCAGGTCTCGCCGACCCGTCCCCAGCCGCGCTCCGGATCGGCGCCACCACCCAGGGTGTACATGACGCTGTCCAGGTCGGGGCAGATCCGCAGCCCGTGCATGATCACGTCGTCGCCGACGTTGACCACCGCGGTCACCTCGTCGCCCGACTGCGCGGCGTACGCCCGTACGCCGGTCAGGAAGCGGGCCCCGCCGATGCCGCCGGTCAGTACCACGATGTGCATGGGTCCATCCTCGCTCACCCCGCGCGCCGAGCCGTGCAGCGGGTTGGCGGCTAGGCTCACCTGCGGCACCCGTCCGCACACCGCCCCAGGGGGAGCTTTGACCAGTCAGCCTGGGCCCGCGCCGACCGACTCGACGCAGGCCCGACAGATAACGCATCCACTGCGGGAGCCGGCGGCACTGGCTCTGGTGGGTGCCAACGCACTGTTGCTCTTCGTCGCGGTGATCAACCTGCTGATCCCGCGCGGCGAGGGCGACGAGTTCACCCGCCGGGCGGGGGGCAGCTTCGGCGACTTCGTCGGGCTCACCGCGATCCTGCTGCCGCTGCTCGCCGTGCTGATCGCCACGCACCTGCAACCGATCGTCGGCCAGGCCAAGCTGATCACCCAGATCGCCCTGGTCGAGTACGCCGTCTCCGCGCTGTTCGCGGTCGTCACCGTGCTCGCCTGGCTGGTCGGCACGCTGGCCGAGGGGGAGTTCCGGCAGGCCTTCACCGGGCTGCTGACCCAGATCGCCTTCCTGATGATCTTCGGGGTCGCCGCGTTCCTGGTCTTCAAGGTCTGGCGGACGCTCTACTACGTGCCCAAGCCCAAGCCGCAGCAGGGCTACTACGGCCAGCCCGGTTTTCCCCAGCAGGGGTTCCCGCAGCAGGGCTACCCCCAGGGCTACCCGCCCCAGGGTTACCCGCAGCCGGGCCAGCCCCAGCCGGGTCAGCCGCAGGGCTACCCCCAGGGTTACCCGCAGCCGGGGCAGCCGGGCTACCCGCAGGGTTACCCGCAGCAGGCGTACCCGCAGCCCGGTTACGGCCAGCCGACCGGCGGCTTCGGCGTACCGGCGCCGGCATCGGCACCGCCGGTCTCGGCGCCGCCCTCGGCTCCGACCTCCGGGGCCCAGGCACCGGTTCCGCCGGCCCAGGCGCAGGCACCCGTCGGATCGCCGTTCGCCGCCCCGACCTCGGCGCCGCCGGCCACCGGCGAGCCGACCCAGGTGATCGGACAGGCCCCGTCGGGCGACGACAACGCCGAGCGGACCCAGCTGATCAACCCGGCGAGCCAGCAGCCGACCGCCGGCGGTCAGCCGCCGGCCAGCCGGATCGACGGCGACGAGCCCACCGAGCCGTACCAGCGATGATCGACGGCGACGAGCCGTACCAGCGATGATCGTCGGCCGGGGTGGACACCGAGCAGCGGTGTCCACCCCGCCGATGTGACCGGGACCATGCGGTCATGTCGGCGGCACGGCCTAGGCTGCACAGGTGGCTGATCGCATCGACTCCGGTCCGACCGAGGCGAGCCTGCGGCGGGCGTTGCGGCGCGCCGCCGACGGCCGGGCCGTGGACACCGACGAGGCGGTCGCGTTGCTCACCGCGCGCGGCGACCTGCTGGACGAACTGCTCGGGGTCGCCGGTGCGATCCGGGACGCGGGTCTGCGCGATGCCGGGCGACCCGGCGTGGTCACGTACTCCAAAAAGGTTTTCATTCCGTTGACCCGGCTGTGCCGGGATCGCTGCCACTACTGCACCTTCGCGACCGTGCCGCACCGGCTGCCCGCCGCCTACCTCGACCGGGACGAGGTGCTGGCGATCGCCCGCGAGGGCGCCGCGCAGGGCTGCAAGGAAGCGCTGTTCACCCTCGGCGACCGCCCGGAGGAGCGCTGGCCGGCGGCCCGGCAGTGGCTGGACGAGCGCGGCTACGACTCCACACTCGACTACGTGCGGGCCAGCGCGGTGGCGGTGCTGGAGGAGACCGGCCTGCTGCCGCACCTCAACCCCGGCGTGCTCTCCTGGGCCGAGTTGCAGCGGCTCAAGCCGGTGGCGCCGAGCATGGGCATGATGCTGGAGACGACCGCCACCCGGCTCTGGTCCGAGCCGGGCGGTCCGCACTACGGCTCCCCGGACAAGGAACCCGCGGTCCGCCTGCGCGTGCTGGACGACGCCGGCCGGGTCGGGGTCCCGTTCACCACCGGTCTGCTGATCGGCATCGGCGAGACGCTGGCCGAGCGGGTCGACGCGCTGTTCGCGATCCGCCGCAGCGACCGCGAGTACGGCCACATTCAGGAAGTCATCGTGCAGAACTTCCGCGCCAAGCCGGACACGGCGATGCGCGGAATGCCCGACGCCGAGCTGCACGACCTGGCGGCGACGGTGGCGGTGGCCCGGGTGCTGCTCGGCCCGAAGGCCCGGATCCAGGCCCCACCGAACCTGATCGCCGGCGAGTTCGACCTGCTGCTGCGGGCCGGGATCGACGACTGGGGCGGCGTGTCGCCGGTGACCCCGGACCACGTCAACCCGGAGCGCCCCTGGCCGCAGATCGAGGAGCTGGCCCGGCGTACCGCCGCCGCCGGCTTCACCCTGCGGGAACGGCTCACCATCTACCCGGAGTACGTCCGTCGCGGCGACCCGTGGCTCGACCCGAGGATCGGGCCGCACGTGAGCGCGCTGGCCGACCCGGCGACCGGGCTCGCGGTCGAGGCGGCGCTGCCGGTCGGTCGGCCCTGGCAGGAGCCGGACGACGCGTACGTGCCGGGCGGCCGGACCGACCTGCACACCACCATCGACACCAGCGGGCGGACCGAGGACCGGCGCGGCGACTTCGACAGCGTCTACGGCGACTGGGCGCAGCTCGCGGCCCAGGTCAACGAGAGCGCGGCGGCGGTGGCCGGGCAGTCCGGGGGTGCCGCGTCCCGGCTGCCCGCCGACCTGCTGGCCGGGCTGGGGCTGGCCGCGAACGACCCGGCCGCCCTGTTGGAGCCGAAGAACGAGGACGCCGCGATGGCGCTGTTCGGCGCCGACGGCGCGGCCCTGGACGAGCTGTGCCGGCTGGCCGACGACGTACGCCGGTCGGCCGTCGGGGACGACATCACGTACGTCGTCAACCGCAACATCAACTTTAGTAATGTCTGTTATGTCGGGTGCAGGTTTTGTGCCTTCGCCCAACGCGAGAAGGACGCCGACGCGTTCCGCCTCTCCGTCGAGCAGGTCGCCGACCGGGCCGAGGAAGCCTGGCAGGCCGGCGCGACCGAGGTCTGCATGCAGGGCGGCATCGACCCGAAACTGCCGGTCAGCGTGTACGCCGACATCGTCCGTGCGGTCAAGGCGCGGGTGCCGGGCATGCACGTGCACGCGTACTCGCCGATGGAGATCGTCACCGCGGCGGCCAAGGCGGGCGTGTCCGTACGGGACTGGCTCACCCAGCTGCGCGACGCCGGGCTCGACACCATTCCGGGCACCGCCGCCGAGATCCTCGACGACGACGTGCGCTGGGTGCTGACCAAGGGCAAACTGCCGGCCGCCACCTGGGTCGAGGTGGTCAGCACCGCCCACGAGCTGGGCATCCGGTCCAGCTCAACCATGATGTACGGCCACGTCGACCACCCCGGGCAGTGGCTCGGGCACTTCCGGGTGCTGGCCGGGATCCAGGACCGTACCGGCGGCTTCACCGAGTTCGTGGGCCTGCCGTTCGTGCACACCAACGCCCCGATCTACCTCGCCGGCATCGCCCGCCCCGGCCCCACCTGGCGGGAGAACCGGGTGGTGCACGCGATGGCCCGGCTGCTGCTGCACGGGCGGATCGACAACATCCAGTGCTCCTGGGTGAAGCTCGGCGACGAGGGCACGGTGGAGATGCTCCGGGGCGGCTGCAACGACCTCGGCGGCACGCTGATGGAGGAGACGATCTCCCGGATGGCCGGTTCCGACAACGGCTCCGCCCGTACGGTGGCGCAGTTGGAGGCCATCGCGGCGGCGGCCGGGCGGCCGGCCCGTCGGCGGACCACGGCCTACGGGCACACTGCCTGATTCCCGACCGGGTCTGCCCGGATCGCCGTCCCGATGACTGGACGGGGACGGTCGGATCCAGGGTTGGATATCCGACACTTCGCGGGCGACACGCCGACCGACTCCTTGGCGTGTCCCATCGCGCCACGCCGGATTTCGGCGGCAACTCGCCGATGAGGCGTTACTCCCGCCGGTCTCAATCGGTAGGGCAGGCGGCGAGACCGGAAGGCCCCGCAGGTCGTCCGAGCCGTACCGGAAGGGTGACCCCATTTATCAGGTTCGGCTTGACGACGCACGCATTACACCCGTGTAATTTCAGTGGGGTCGTTCGAACGGAGCGCATCAAACTGCCACCGTACGGACAAAAACACGCCTTCCGCGTGGGGGGTTGCGCCGGCCTCGTTGCCGGCGCGCGATAAGGAGGCATCTGATGGACGGCCGACTCGAGGTGGCCGACCTGCTCGGGAATGCGCCGGAGTGGCAGGAGCGAGCGCTCTGCTCGCAGACTGACCCGGAGGCGTTCTTTCCCGAGAAGGGCGGCTCGACCCGTGAGGCAAAGCGGATCTGCTCGCGCTGCGACGTCAAGGCCGAATGCCTGGAATACGCGCTCGGGCACGACGAACGGTTCGGCATCTGGGGCGGACTCTCCGAGCGGGAGCGCCGCAAGCTCAAGCGTCGGGTGGCCTGACGTACGCCGGCCGGGCGGTGGGGGCCGCCCGGCTCAGGCTAGCTCGTCCGGATCGACGCCGAGCAGGTTCGCGACCTGTTCGATGATCACGTCGTGGACGAGGTCGGCCAGGTCCTCCCGGTCCATGGCCCGGAACTCCAGCGGTCGGCGGTACAGCACGATCCGGGGCGGCACCTCCTGCCGACCCGGACGGCCCGGCAGCAGCCGCGCCAGCGGCACCTCGCCGTCCTCCAGCACGTCGGAGTCGTACACGTTCAGATCCGGGGGTACGTCCTCGACGGCGAACTCGACACCCGCCAGCTCCTTGGCGAACCGCCGCTCAAGGGTTTCCACGGTGTCCAGCACGAGATCGTCGAAGATCTCGGCCTTGGTACGCGCCAGCGGCACCGTCGCCGGCACCAGCCGACCGCGCAGGCCCCGGCCGTGGCGGTCCCGGCGGGTACGCCGCCCGGGGCCCGGCCGGCGATGCTCCGGACTGGTCATGTGCACAGGGTAGACCCAGGTTGGGTGGATCCCGGATTGCGGATCACCTCGTGTCGGGACCGGGATCGAGTCCGGTTCGCGCCGTTGCCCGAATTGTGGCCAGGACGGTCGGCGTGTCGTACCGGCAAGCGGTGTGTTGGAGGCGGTAAGAGAGATACCGTGCCGCCGTGAGGTCACCACGGCGTTGTTCGCGCAACGGCTGCCCCCGGCAGGCCGTCGCCACGCTGACCTATGTCTACAACGAGTCGACCGCCGTGGTGGGACCGCTGGCCGCCTTCGCCGAGCCGCACACGTACGACCTCTGTGAGCAGCACGCCCGCAGCCTGACCGCCCCGCGCGGCTGGGAGGTGGTTCGGCACGAGGGCGAGTTCGAGCCACCGCCGCCGACCACCGACGACCTGGTCGCGCTCGCCGAGGCCGTCCGCGAGGCGGCCCGCCCGATCCAGCCGCGTCAGGACGAGGTCGACATCGACCTGCCGCCGGGGCAGCAGACCGGCCGGCGCGGACACCTCCGGGTCATCCCGCCCACCCACTGAGCTGTCCCGCTCCCCACCCGTGGGTTGGTCATGCCCGCTCCCGTCCGTTGGCGAGGGGCCCTTCCCTCAGCCCAGGAGACGGTTGACGAGGGCGGCCCGGCGGGAGGCGCTACCGCTGCGGCTCTCGGCCGCGTCCGCCGCGTTTGTCAGGCGCAGGCCCGCGTTCACCCCGAGCCAGCGCAGCGGCTCCGGTTCCCAGCGGCGCGACCGGTGCCCCACCCACGGCAGCGCGGTCAGCTCGCTCGGCACACCGAGGATCAGGTCGGCGAGCGTACGCCCGGCGAGGTTGGTGGTCGCCACCCCGTCGCCGACGTAGCCGCCGGCCCAGCCGAGCCCGGTGGAGCGGTCCAGCCCGACCGAGGTCGACCAGTCCCGGGCCACCCCGAGCGGTCCACCCCACCGGTGACTGATCGCCACCTCCGGCCCGAGCACCGGGAAGAGTTCGGCCAGGCAGTCCCGCAGCGCGTCGAAGATCCGTGGCTCACGGTCGTACTCGGGCCGCACCCGCGACCGGAAGTGGTACGGCGCACCGCGACCACCGAAGGCGAGCCGGTCGTCGGCGGTCCGCTGACCATAGATGATCATGTGCCGGAAGTCGGAGAAGGTTTCCCGCTCGGCCAGCCCGATCCGGTCCCACGCCGGCGCCGGCAGCGGCTCGGTGGCCACCATCAGCGAGTAGATCGGGGCCAGCGTGCGCCGGTGACCGGGCAGGCCGGCGGTGTAGCCCTCGGTCGCCCGGATCACGATCGGCGCCCTGACCGTGCCGGCGGGGGTCCGCACCCGGCCCGGCCCGATCGAGGTGACCGGGGTGCGCTCGTGGACACGTACGCCGTGTTGCCGCACCGCGCGGACCAGGCCACGGGCCAGCTTGGCCGGGTGGATCGCGGCGCAGTGCGGGGTGAAGGTGGCGCCGAGCACGCCCTCGGCGTTGCACCGGGTGGCCGCCTCGGTCGGGCCGAGCAGGGCGAGGTGGGACTCGTCGAAGCCGTACTCGCGGGCCTCGTCCACCTCGGCCGTGGCTCGGGCGAGTTGGGCCGGGGTGCGGGCCAGGGTGACCGTGCCGCCCCGAAACCAGTCGCAGTCGATGCCCTCGGCGGCGGTCACCCGCCCGACCTCGTCCACGGTCGCCTGCATCGCCCGCTGCATGGCGATCGCCGCGTCCCGCCCGTGCCGGCGGGCGAGCTTCGCCGTCGTGGTGGCGAACAGCGCCGAGCACCAGCCACCGTTGCGCCCGGAGGCGCCGTAGCCGGCAATTTCCTTTTCCAGTACGGCGATCCGCAGCGACGGATCGGCAACGGCCAGGTAGTACGCCGTCCAGAGCCCGGTGTAACCGGCGCCGACGATGGCCACGTCGGCGTCCCGGTCGCCGGTCAGCGGGTCGTCTGGCGCCAGCTCGCCTTCTACTGTGGACATCCAGTAGGAGATGTCCCGGTAGCTCACACCAACCGCCACGCCTCGGTCAGCACGCCGCGCAGGATCTGCTCGATCTCGTCAAACTGGCGCTGGTCGGCGATCAGCGGCGGGGCGAGCTGCACCACCGGATCACCCCGGTCGTCGGCCCGGCAGTAGAGCCCGGCCTCGAACAGCGCGGTGGACAGGAAACCGCGTAGCAGCCGCTCGGACTCCGCCTCGTCAAACGTCTCCCTGGTCGTCTTGTCCTTGACCAGCTCGATGCCGTAGAAGTAGCCGTCGCCCCGGATGTCGCCGACGATCGGCAGGTCGTTCAACCGCTCCAGAGTGGACCGGAATGCGTCCTCGTTCTTCCGTACGTGGCCGACCAGGTCCTCGCGGGCGAACACGTCGAGGTTGGCCAGCGCGACGGCACAGGAGACCGGGTGCCCGCCGAAGGTGACGCCGTGGGCGAACATCTCGGTGCCGGCGAGGAACGGTTCGATCAGCCGGTCGCTGGCGATCATCGCGCCGAGCGGGGCGTACCCGGAGGTGATGCCCTTGGCGGTGGTGATCATGTCGGGCTGGTAGCCGTACCGCTGGGCGCCGAAGTACTCACCCAACCGGCCCCAGGAGCAGATCACCTCGTCGGAGACGAGCAGTACGTCGTACTGGTCGCAGATCTCGCGTACCCGATCGAAGTAACCCGGCGGCGGCGGGAAGCAGCCGCCGGAGTTCTGCACCGGTTCCAGGAACACTGCGGCGACGGTGTCCGGCCCCTCCCGTTCGATCGCCCGGCCGATCTCGTCGGCGGCCCAGCGGCCGAACGCCTCCGGGTCGTCGCCGTGCTCCGGCGCGCGGTAGAAGTTGGTGTTCGGCACCTTGATCGCGCCCGGCACCAGCGGCTCGAAGTCGGTCTTGATGCCCGGCAGCCCGGTGATCGACAGCGCCCCCATCGACGTCCCGTGGTACGCGATGTACCGGCTGATCACCTTGTACTTGTTCGGCTTCCCGGTGCGCTTGAAGTAGGCGCGGGCCAGCTTCCACGCCGACTCCACGGCCTCGGACCCACCGGTGGTGAAGAACACCCGGTTCAGGTCGCCCGGAGTCAGCGAGGCGATCCGCTCGGCCAACTCGATAGCGGTCGGGTGCGCGTACGACCAGAGCGGAAAGTACGCCAGCTCGGCGGCCTGCTTGGCGGCTGCCTCGGCGAGTTCGGTACGGCCGTGGCCGGCGTTGACCACGAACAGTCCGGCCAGCCCGTCGAGGTAGCGGCGCCCCTGGCTGTCCCAGACGTACGCACCCTCGCCCCGGACGATGGTCGGCACCTCCGCGTCGCGGTAGCTCGACATCCGGGTGAAGTGCATCCAGAGGTGGTCGGTGGCGTTGGCCATGGCTGCCTGCCCCTGTTCCGTGATCGGGCCGGATCCCGGCCGCTGTGACCACGGTTATCGCACAGGTCCCGGCCGTGACGCAAGGGTTAACGCCACTCATTCGCGATCACGGCAACGGTTTCTGTGGGTTGCGCTGTTGTCGGCAACGAAATCCGTAGGTGCTGGTGAAGGGCTGGGTGTCGCTGTTGAGAGATGTCCGTCTGGACACCTGTAGGGCCTTTGTGGGGCGGTTCGTGGGCTCCCGGCTGATCCGGTCTGATCCATGAATGCCCAGCTCCTGCCCCATAAATGATCGATGTTCGGCGTGTTGCTCGGCGGGACGGATATTGATCTCCGTCATCGATCTGGTGCTGGGGGCGTTCACAAAACCGAGAGAGGGGCCGGGCGATGAACGAGGTTCTGCGGTTGGCGATGGCGAAGGCGGGCGTGACCGCCGACTCGCTTGCCGGGCGGGTGCAGGTCGATCCGAAGACGGCGGCGCGGTGGGTGGCGGTGGGGCGGATCCCGCATCCACGTACCAGGGTGGCGGTGGCGAAGATTCTCGGCCGGGACCCCGCCGAGCTGTGGCCCGACCCGTTCCGGCGGCGGGACATGCCATGGTTCCGCCAGTGGGCCGAGGTCGAACCAGACGCCGTCGCGATGTGGGCGTATCAGCCGCTGCTCGTGCCGGGCCTGCTCCAGACCGAGGCGTACGCCCGCGCGATGCTCAACGTGGGCCGGGTGCTGCCGCCGGAGACGGTGGAGCAGATCGTGGCGAGCTGACTCAAGCGGCAGTGGATCCTGTCGCGCGACCAGCCGCCGCAGTTCCACGTAGTGATCGACGAGGTGGTGCTCCGGCGGCTGCTCGGCAGCCGGGACCTCATGCGCGAGCAGCTCGAACACCTGGCGAAGATGGCCGAGCAGCCGTTTGTCCAGCTCCGCGTCATCCCCAGCGACACACCGTGGCACACCGGGCTGGCTGGTCCGTTCGTCCTCGCCCAGCTCAGGGACGGCAAGGAGTTGGCCTACCTGGACAATCAGCTCCGAGGTCAGATCGAGAAGGAGGCGTCCGACATTGTTATGCTCAAAAAGCGTTGGGACAGCCTGACCGGTGAAGCGCTGTCTCGACGGCAGACGATCGCTCTGATCAGGGATGTGGCGCAGACATGGACATGACCGACGCCCGCTGGCGCACCTCCACCCGCAGCAGCAACAACGGTGGGGACTGCGTCGAAGTGGCGGACAACCTGCCCGGACGGGTCCTGGTCCGGGACACCAAGAACCGCGAAGGCGGCATCCTCAGCTTCGCCCCCGCCGCATGGCAAGCCTTCGTGGCCCTGACAAAACAGCACTGACCCCTCGATCTCCACCGCACGCCCCCGCCGCCGACCCCTCGGCGCGGGGGCGTCGCCGTGCCGGGAGCGTTACCGTCCGCGTGTCGCCGCGACCGGGCCGCATAACGCGGAAAGTTCCTACATCAGAGATTGCGTACGTACACCATCTCCGATGTACGTCCCAAACGCGTCACGCCTCCCAGCGCGCAACACGCCGCCCCCGCCCCGCCCCGCCGCGCCCCCGCCCCGCCCCGCCCCGCCGAGCGAAGTTGACCATGAAGTTAGCGACAGAAATCGGCCTTGAAACCGTCGCTAACTTCATGATCAACGGGGTTTGGTGGGGGTGGGGTTGGGGGTGGGGGTGGGGGGTTAGGCGGTGCCCCAGGAGTAGGTTTGTTTGCGGAGTTTTAGGTAGACGAAAGCCTCCGTCGAGACGACGCCGGGGACGGCGCGTAGGCGTTGCAGGATCTCCAGGAGGTGGTCGTCGTTGCGGCAGACGACCTCGGTGAGCAGGTCGAATGAGCCGGCGGTGATGACCACGTAGTCGACCTCGTCCAGCTCGGCCAGGCGATCCGCCACCTGTTCCAGGTCGCCGTCGGTTTTCAGGCCGATCATCGCTTGGCGGGGGAAGCCGAGCTGGAGTGGGTCGGTCACGGCGACGATCTGCATCACCCCGGCGTCGAGCAGGCGTTGCACCCGCTGGCGTACCGCCGCCTCGGAGAGGCCGACCGCCCGGCCGATGGTCGCGTACGCCCGGCGCCCGTCCTCCTGCAACTGCTCGATGATCTGTTTCGCGACGTCGTCGAGCAGCACATGATTGGCACCTTCGCGTACGGTGACTCGTCGTGCGCGGCGATCGTCGGCGGGCCCGTTGACCATCTTTCCCCCAGTCGCTGACCAGGCATTGGATGCCTGTTGTGTTACCACGGTGAGTCTGGCGCATTTCGTTGCGAACAGCTACTTCCGCGACGGAATCCCTTGTAACAAGCGGTGCCGCATGCCAGGATCGTCGTCACATTGGATCAGTCGCGATGACATCCGGCCGGCGGGCGCCACCCCCCACGTTCCGCACGCTGGCTCGACCCCCGAGGAGCCGTCATGCGTAACCGTTTCCGCCCACCGCCGCCCGGCGTTTCCGGTCTGACGCTGCTGCCCGGTGTCTCCCGCCGGACCCTGCTGCACGGTGCCGCCGGCTCGGCGGCGCTGCTCGCCGCCGGTGGCGCGCTCAGCGCCTGCGGCACCAAGGGCGCGCAGCAGACCGAGGCCGGCTGTGTCAGCGAGGACCTTTCCGGCAGCGAGAAGACGCTCGCCTTCTCCAACTGGCCGCAGTATCTCGACGTTGACGAGGCCGACGAGTCGAAGCGGCCCACCCTCGACGCGTTCCAGGCCAAGTCCGGCATAAAGGTCACGTACACCGAGGACATCAACGACAACAATGAGTTCTTCGGCAAGGTGCAGAACCAGCTTGCCGCCTGCCAGTCGACCGGGCGCGACATCATCGTGCTCACCGACTGGATGGCCGCCCGGGTGATCCGGCTCGGCTGGGTGCAGAAGCTGGACAAGACCAAGCTGCCCAACGTCGAGAAGAA is a window of Micromonospora sp. NBC_01699 DNA encoding:
- the cofD gene encoding 2-phospho-L-lactate transferase, coding for MHIVVLTGGIGGARFLTGVRAYAAQSGDEVTAVVNVGDDVIMHGLRICPDLDSVMYTLGGGADPERGWGRVGETWTIKSELAAYGAEPSWFGLGDRDVATHLVRTTMLNAGYPLSAVTEALCARWQPGVRLLPATDDRLETHVVVDVPTESGADGGGTRAIHFQEWWVRHRGAIPTHRFVFVGAEAAKPAAGVLDALAGADVVLVAPSNPVVSIAPILAVPGLREALTAGRAPVVGVSPIIGDAPVRGMADRCLSVLGVPVTAAGVGALYGARATGGILDGWLVDTTDAETTVPELTVRAAPLWMTDEAATVAMVRAALELA
- a CDS encoding bifunctional FO biosynthesis protein CofGH, coding for MADRIDSGPTEASLRRALRRAADGRAVDTDEAVALLTARGDLLDELLGVAGAIRDAGLRDAGRPGVVTYSKKVFIPLTRLCRDRCHYCTFATVPHRLPAAYLDRDEVLAIAREGAAQGCKEALFTLGDRPEERWPAARQWLDERGYDSTLDYVRASAVAVLEETGLLPHLNPGVLSWAELQRLKPVAPSMGMMLETTATRLWSEPGGPHYGSPDKEPAVRLRVLDDAGRVGVPFTTGLLIGIGETLAERVDALFAIRRSDREYGHIQEVIVQNFRAKPDTAMRGMPDAELHDLAATVAVARVLLGPKARIQAPPNLIAGEFDLLLRAGIDDWGGVSPVTPDHVNPERPWPQIEELARRTAAAGFTLRERLTIYPEYVRRGDPWLDPRIGPHVSALADPATGLAVEAALPVGRPWQEPDDAYVPGGRTDLHTTIDTSGRTEDRRGDFDSVYGDWAQLAAQVNESAAAVAGQSGGAASRLPADLLAGLGLAANDPAALLEPKNEDAAMALFGADGAALDELCRLADDVRRSAVGDDITYVVNRNINFSNVCYVGCRFCAFAQREKDADAFRLSVEQVADRAEEAWQAGATEVCMQGGIDPKLPVSVYADIVRAVKARVPGMHVHAYSPMEIVTAAAKAGVSVRDWLTQLRDAGLDTIPGTAAEILDDDVRWVLTKGKLPAATWVEVVSTAHELGIRSSSTMMYGHVDHPGQWLGHFRVLAGIQDRTGGFTEFVGLPFVHTNAPIYLAGIARPGPTWRENRVVHAMARLLLHGRIDNIQCSWVKLGDEGTVEMLRGGCNDLGGTLMEETISRMAGSDNGSARTVAQLEAIAAAAGRPARRRTTAYGHTA
- a CDS encoding WhiB family transcriptional regulator, whose product is MDGRLEVADLLGNAPEWQERALCSQTDPEAFFPEKGGSTREAKRICSRCDVKAECLEYALGHDERFGIWGGLSERERRKLKRRVA
- a CDS encoding metallopeptidase family protein, which encodes MTSPEHRRPGPGRRTRRDRHGRGLRGRLVPATVPLARTKAEIFDDLVLDTVETLERRFAKELAGVEFAVEDVPPDLNVYDSDVLEDGEVPLARLLPGRPGRQEVPPRIVLYRRPLEFRAMDREDLADLVHDVIIEQVANLLGVDPDELA
- a CDS encoding DUF3499 domain-containing protein, coding for MRSPRRCSRNGCPRQAVATLTYVYNESTAVVGPLAAFAEPHTYDLCEQHARSLTAPRGWEVVRHEGEFEPPPPTTDDLVALAEAVREAARPIQPRQDEVDIDLPPGQQTGRRGHLRVIPPTH
- a CDS encoding NAD(P)/FAD-dependent oxidoreductase; its protein translation is MSTVEGELAPDDPLTGDRDADVAIVGAGYTGLWTAYYLAVADPSLRIAVLEKEIAGYGASGRNGGWCSALFATTTAKLARRHGRDAAIAMQRAMQATVDEVGRVTAAEGIDCDWFRGGTVTLARTPAQLARATAEVDEAREYGFDESHLALLGPTEAATRCNAEGVLGATFTPHCAAIHPAKLARGLVRAVRQHGVRVHERTPVTSIGPGRVRTPAGTVRAPIVIRATEGYTAGLPGHRRTLAPIYSLMVATEPLPAPAWDRIGLAERETFSDFRHMIIYGQRTADDRLAFGGRGAPYHFRSRVRPEYDREPRIFDALRDCLAELFPVLGPEVAISHRWGGPLGVARDWSTSVGLDRSTGLGWAGGYVGDGVATTNLAGRTLADLILGVPSELTALPWVGHRSRRWEPEPLRWLGVNAGLRLTNAADAAESRSGSASRRAALVNRLLG
- a CDS encoding aspartate aminotransferase family protein — protein: MANATDHLWMHFTRMSSYRDAEVPTIVRGEGAYVWDSQGRRYLDGLAGLFVVNAGHGRTELAEAAAKQAAELAYFPLWSYAHPTAIELAERIASLTPGDLNRVFFTTGGSEAVESAWKLARAYFKRTGKPNKYKVISRYIAYHGTSMGALSITGLPGIKTDFEPLVPGAIKVPNTNFYRAPEHGDDPEAFGRWAADEIGRAIEREGPDTVAAVFLEPVQNSGGCFPPPPGYFDRVREICDQYDVLLVSDEVICSWGRLGEYFGAQRYGYQPDMITTAKGITSGYAPLGAMIASDRLIEPFLAGTEMFAHGVTFGGHPVSCAVALANLDVFAREDLVGHVRKNEDAFRSTLERLNDLPIVGDIRGDGYFYGIELVKDKTTRETFDEAESERLLRGFLSTALFEAGLYCRADDRGDPVVQLAPPLIADQRQFDEIEQILRGVLTEAWRLV
- a CDS encoding DUF397 domain-containing protein, whose amino-acid sequence is MTDARWRTSTRSSNNGGDCVEVADNLPGRVLVRDTKNREGGILSFAPAAWQAFVALTKQH
- a CDS encoding Lrp/AsnC family transcriptional regulator, with the protein product MVNGPADDRRARRVTVREGANHVLLDDVAKQIIEQLQEDGRRAYATIGRAVGLSEAAVRQRVQRLLDAGVMQIVAVTDPLQLGFPRQAMIGLKTDGDLEQVADRLAELDEVDYVVITAGSFDLLTEVVCRNDDHLLEILQRLRAVPGVVSTEAFVYLKLRKQTYSWGTA